A region of the Deinococcus hopiensis KR-140 genome:
TGACCAGCCGGACTGGCCCTGCGCGCGAGCTGTTCCTCGCCGCCCAGCGGTTCGACGTTCTCTTCGTCCTGGCCGACGAGCATTTCGCGGAGTTGCAGCGGGTCCTCACCTACCCCCAGGTGCTGGCGCTGGGTGGCGGCATTTCCGCGGCGGAGGCCTTCGGTCTGGCCACGCACCTGTACCGCGTCGCGCAGGTGGTCAGTCCCTTGCAACGTCACGACTGGCCCTCGTGCCCGGACCCCAGGGACTGGTACCTGCTGGACCTGCTGATGACGTCTGGGGCGGACGCCATCGTGTCGAAGGATGCCCACTTGCTCCAGGTGAACAGGAAGCTGGGCGTGCCGGTCTACGAGCCGAAGGAACTGGTCCGGCTGGGCATCATCTGAACTTCCCTTTCCAGTCGGTCCTGTTCAGGACGAGACCGATGTTGCCCAATCGGTACTGGGATGCCGTCTGACTGGCAGACCGCGTCCACCAGCGGCTGATTTGAACCATAAGCTTCGTGACCGCTGGTTCATGCGGGGAGTGGTCTGCTCCCTCCCGTGTTCATTCCTGACGGCATGAGGGACCTGGAGGCACGCGGGCCAGATCGACGAGGTGTGAGTCGCGCAATGGAGGGCGGAGGCTGCCAGAGAGGTGTGGGCGAAGGTGCGCCGGTCCGGAGGGTGCGTGTGCGTCGCCGCGGGCGCGTTCCGCCGGGGTCGTCATGTCCGTGTGGCCCACTGCCGACCTGCTGAGTTACCGCGGAGCGCGCGCTTCTCTAGCCTGACCTACCGGATCCTCTCATTCTCCCGCCACAGCTCCAGCAGTCGCGCGCGCCCGGACGGAGCCACCCGCACCCGCGCCCGCAGTCCCGCCGCTCCCCGCCCTTCTTCGCTCCGGGCGGCTTCCTCGCTGAGATAAAAGCGCTCGATGCCGTAGTTCAGGGTGGCCTGACCAGCATTGATCCATTGCACGCGGCCCTGCAGAAAGACTCCACCTCCGGGACGGGTCGCCACGGCTCGCTCGCCGGTCCACACGCCCTTACTGCTTTTGCGCAGCGGCACGTAGGCCACCTGCCCGCCGTTCACGTCCGGCCCGGCCTGCACCCGGCTGACCCGGTACGCCAGCGTCAGGTACTGCCCGCGCAGCAGGTCGCGCGGGTCCACCGGGGCCGTCTCCAGCATGACCTCCTGGGCTCTGACGCTGTCCAGCAGGGCAGGGGAGAGGAGCCCGCCCACCAGCAGCAACTGTGCGGTCACGGCCAGTGCCAGGCGTTCCCGGGGGCCCACCGTCCGCCTCATTTCGCTCCCGGAGACAGGCGGCGCCGCGCCCGTTCCAGCCCCCAGCCCAGCGCCAGAAGCAGCAGGCCCGCACCCACCAGCGCGGCTCCCGTGGCGGCCAGGCTACCCAACACGCCGAAATACACCGTCAGCACGACCAGCCCCACGTTCAGCAGCCCCCAGTTGATCCAGGCCCGGCGGCCCTCGCGGTGTCCCAGCCAGGTGACACCCAGGGCCAGGGCCGTCAGCAGCAGCAACCACGCGCTCACGACCTCACCCCGCTGCAGATGCAGGGCGTAGACGCTCCCGAGCAGCAGGGGCGGTCCCCAGAACGCCCAGGGACTGGACAGGTCCCGCCTTCCCGGTTCGCGCCCATGCGCCTGGGCGGCGGCGAGCATGAGCAGGCCTGCGCTTCCCACAGTGGCCTCGGGATAGCCCAAGCTCCAGGCGGGCCACCCACCGTACACGCCGCTTAAAGGAATCACCGCGCCCAGCGGCAGCGCGAGGTGCAGGGCCGGGGGCAGGCGCACGGCGTAGGCGAGGACCAGCAGCCCGAGTCCCCAGAGGGCCAGCAGTGCGGTGACGCTCACGTCCAGTTGGAAGCCCTGCGAGACGAGGGCCAGCAAGGCCCCGTCCAACATGCCGCCCAGCAGGTACAGTGCCGCGCCTGCCCCGGGCAGTGAGGCGCCCTGCCGGTCACGCAGGTGGTACCCACCGGTGTATGCGCCGAGCATGGGCAGCAGCACAGAGAGCAGCTTGGCCCACCCGGGCAGGTCACGCCAGTTCGCTCCCACCAGCGCGATGATCCCAAGTCCGAGCACCAGGGCACCCAGGGCGGAGAGGGTGGCGGCCCAAGGGCTCATTGGACGGTCCGCAGGGTCAGCCAGCCCTTCGTGCGTCAGG
Encoded here:
- a CDS encoding putative toxin-antitoxin system toxin component, PIN family, which translates into the protein MLPAPRLVPDINVLLSGLTSRTGPARELFLAAQRFDVLFVLADEHFAELQRVLTYPQVLALGGGISAAEAFGLATHLYRVAQVVSPLQRHDWPSCPDPRDWYLLDLLMTSGADAIVSKDAHLLQVNRKLGVPVYEPKELVRLGII
- a CDS encoding GDYXXLXY domain-containing protein; protein product: MRRTVGPRERLALAVTAQLLLVGGLLSPALLDSVRAQEVMLETAPVDPRDLLRGQYLTLAYRVSRVQAGPDVNGGQVAYVPLRKSSKGVWTGERAVATRPGGGVFLQGRVQWINAGQATLNYGIERFYLSEEAARSEEGRGAAGLRARVRVAPSGRARLLELWRENERIR
- a CDS encoding DUF2157 domain-containing protein — its product is MADAPSEGFRETLPEVLERWQAGGLLSRRQVRAILTHEGLADPADRPMSPWAATLSALGALVLGLGIIALVGANWRDLPGWAKLLSVLLPMLGAYTGGYHLRDRQGASLPGAGAALYLLGGMLDGALLALVSQGFQLDVSVTALLALWGLGLLVLAYAVRLPPALHLALPLGAVIPLSGVYGGWPAWSLGYPEATVGSAGLLMLAAAQAHGREPGRRDLSSPWAFWGPPLLLGSVYALHLQRGEVVSAWLLLLTALALGVTWLGHREGRRAWINWGLLNVGLVVLTVYFGVLGSLAATGAALVGAGLLLLALGWGLERARRRLSPGAK